The bacterium genomic sequence CGGCCGCGTCCACTCCCTCTTTTGGCCATGGCCGCATTGTGCTCGCTGTGGAACCGGCCGAGATTCAAGCCTTCACCCTGGACCTGCAGCCGGATTGGTCTTTTGCTGCGGACGGAACCATCCGCAGCGCGCCGGTGTGCCGTGACAGCGTACTCTACGTTGGCACCACCACGGGTACGTTCTATGCTCTGCGAATGAGGGATGGAACCGTGAAATGGAAGCAGCAGGCGGGCGGCGGCGTCTATCAGGCCGCAGCGGTGAATGATTCGTTGGTGGTTTTCGGCTGCACCGATCATCGCGTGTATGCGTTGGAGACCGTCACCGGCCGCCTTCGCTGGCGCTTTACCACCGCCGCGCCAATCAGCACCTCGCCGCTTTTATGCGGCGACGCGGTCGTAATCGGCAGTATGGATAAAACCCTCTACGCCGTTTCACTGCAGAACGGCCGCCAAGTGTGGTCTTTCACCGCAAAGGGCCGCTGGCGTGGCGGGCCCATCCTCGTGCACAACCGGTTGCTGTGCGCCGCGGATGATGACCGGATCTATTGTTTTGCCTCCCCATGACGCGAAGGCTGATCGCGTCGACCATGCCCACTAGGGATAAATCTCCAGCACGACCACCGATTTGGCCGGCACGGTCACTCGCAGCCGGTTCCCTTTTACGGTGAACCGGTCAAAGCCGGACGGCCGAACGGTCTCCGCTTTATTGAAATCATTGTATGCATTCATGGCAGAGGCGGTCAGGACCTCGCCGCTCACCCGTTGAATAGGACCAATGCCGGCCAGTTCGCAGACAAGCTCCTTGCTTTGCTGCAGATCGATGTTGGTGATCGACAGGTGCAGGATGCCCGCCGCGTTGCGCGAGGCGGAGGCGGTCAGCGCCGGCAAAGACTCTGACCCCATGCTGAAGGATTCGCACTGAAGCGTCACCGGGATCATAGTGGCATCCTGATGCACCTTGAACATTTTAAAGACATAATAGGATGGCGTGCGCACCAGCTGGTCGTCTCGGGTGAGCAGCATGGCCTGCAACACATTGATGGTCTGGGCGATGTTGGCCATGGTGACGCGGTCACAGTGGTTGTTGAACAGATTCAAATTGATTCCCGCCACCAGCGCATCGCGCAGCGTGTTCTGCTGATATAAAAAGCCAGGATTCGTACCAGGCTCTACATCATGCCAGTTGCCCCATTCATCCACCACCAGCCCGATGCGCTTTTCCGGATCGTACCGGTCCATTATTTCAGAGTGGCGGCGGATGTGTGTTTCCATTTCCAGAGTCTTTTTCATGGTGGTGAACCATTCGCCATCGTCAAAGGCAGTGGCCGAGCCCTTTTTCCCCCAATCATGGCATACCGTGTAATAATGCAAGGAAAGACCTTTGAACATCCGGCGGGTGTTCTCATCCTTCATCAGCGTCTCGGTCCATTCGATCTGATCCCCATAGGGGCCGCAGGCCACCTTGTAAAGGTCATTGCCGCTGAAATTAAGACAAAAGGTGGAATAGCGCCGCATCTCATCACTGTAATAGGCCGCGGTCATTGTGCCGCCGCATCCCCAGCTCTCATTGCCAAGCCCCCAAAAGGCTACGCGCCAAGGTTTGTCCCTGCCGTTCTTCTTGCGCCATTCGGTCATAGGGCTGATGTTGTCGGAGGTGAGATACTCCACCCACTGCGCCATCTCCTGTACGGTGCCGCTGCCGAGATTGCCGCAGATGACTGGATCGCAACCCAGCTGTTCGCACAGGTCCATGAACTCGTGCGTGCCGAAGCTGTTGTCCTCCGTCACGCCCCCCCAATGCACGTTGATGATCGTGGGCCGCTGAGCGCGCGGTCCGACGCCGTCCTTCCAATGGTAGGTGTCGGCGAAGCAACCACCCGGCCAGCGTAAATTTGGAATGGCGATATCGCGCAGGGCCTGCACCACATCCTGACGGATGCCGCGCACATTGGCAATGGGAGAATCTTCCCCCACCCAAAATCCGCCATAGATGCACCGGCCCAGATGCTCGGCGAAATGGCCGTACAAATGCCGGCTGATGGTGTGTTCGGCCTTGTCGACCTGCACGGTCAGCACATTGGCGGGATTTTGCGCTGATGCGGAAACAGAAAACATTGCTGCCATGCCGATGATCCTCATAAAGATCGTTCGCATGAAGAACCTCTCTTTCTCCGGCTCACTTGGCTAAAGGTCCGGATTGACCATAGTAGGCATTGGGGCCGTGCTTGCGCTGATAATGTTTCTGGATCAAATCAGCGGGCAATCGCTCAGCGAGGGGATTGATCTGCAGCGTCAACCAGGCCATTCTGGCCAGCTCTTCCAGCATCACGGCATGATAGACCGCCTGTTCCGGCGAAGCGCCCCAGGTGAACGGGCCGTGTCCGGCGACCAGCACCATCTCCACCTCCTGCGGGGAGAGATGAGCAAATGTCCTGATAATCTGCAGGCCGGTTTCCTCCTCATAGTCTGCCCGAATGCTCTGTTCAGATAAAAATTCCGTGCAGGGGATATCCAGATGGGTCTGATCAGCGTGCGTGGTGCCCAGCAGTGGAATCGGTCTGGCGGCCTGAGCCCAGGCCACCGCGTAAGGGGAATGGGTGTGCGCCACGCCCTGGATCTGAGGAAAGTGGCGATAGAGAACCAGATGGGTGCGGGTGTCGGACGAAGGATTGAGGCGACCCTCCACCACCCCGCCGTCCAGATCCACCACCACCATGTCTTCGGGCTGCAGCTTTTCATAGGCGATGCCGCTGGGCTTGATGGCGATCACGCCGCGGTCGCTATCCAGTGCGCTGACGTTGCCAAAGCTGTAAAGCACAACGCCCCGGCGCGGCAATTCCATGTTGCACTGGTAAGCGCGATTTTTCAGTTCATCATAGACGCTCATGTCCGGCCCAGTCGAAACAGAGCGAGAAAGGTACGATACATTTCCGCATAGGTGTTAGCGGTGCAGCGAAGCGTGCGGCTGTCCAGCCGTTCGCTGCCGGGACAGAGGGCGGCCAGCTCAGCGGATTCCGCACGCTGATAGGTCACGGTCAGGGTCAAAGGTTCGCTGAAACGCAAGGGGGACATTTGTCGGGCTTGAGAGGCCGCCTTCTCGGCCTGGTTGCGGATATCGTTCAGACTCTGCTGAAACGGCCGGCACAGC encodes the following:
- a CDS encoding PQQ-binding-like beta-propeller repeat protein; the protein is GQRIYVSMMDGRQVALRLQDGKSLGKIRLPANTPCAMMLAGEKLVLLQSYGENNLQSYHLPSGRFDWRRTVGPCRGEPLLLGSRIYVAQSTGRLFAYALQDGRELCSVSLHHPAASTPSFGHGRIVLAVEPAEIQAFTLDLQPDWSFAADGTIRSAPVCRDSVLYVGTTTGTFYALRMRDGTVKWKQQAGGGVYQAAAVNDSLVVFGCTDHRVYALETVTGRLRWRFTTAAPISTSPLLCGDAVVIGSMDKTLYAVSLQNGRQVWSFTAKGRWRGGPILVHNRLLCAADDDRIYCFASP
- a CDS encoding alpha-N-arabinofuranosidase → MFSVSASAQNPANVLTVQVDKAEHTISRHLYGHFAEHLGRCIYGGFWVGEDSPIANVRGIRQDVVQALRDIAIPNLRWPGGCFADTYHWKDGVGPRAQRPTIINVHWGGVTEDNSFGTHEFMDLCEQLGCDPVICGNLGSGTVQEMAQWVEYLTSDNISPMTEWRKKNGRDKPWRVAFWGLGNESWGCGGTMTAAYYSDEMRRYSTFCLNFSGNDLYKVACGPYGDQIEWTETLMKDENTRRMFKGLSLHYYTVCHDWGKKGSATAFDDGEWFTTMKKTLEMETHIRRHSEIMDRYDPEKRIGLVVDEWGNWHDVEPGTNPGFLYQQNTLRDALVAGINLNLFNNHCDRVTMANIAQTINVLQAMLLTRDDQLVRTPSYYVFKMFKVHQDATMIPVTLQCESFSMGSESLPALTASASRNAAGILHLSITNIDLQQSKELVCELAGIGPIQRVSGEVLTASAMNAYNDFNKAETVRPSGFDRFTVKGNRLRVTVPAKSVVVLEIYP
- the araD gene encoding L-ribulose-5-phosphate 4-epimerase AraD — its product is MSVYDELKNRAYQCNMELPRRGVVLYSFGNVSALDSDRGVIAIKPSGIAYEKLQPEDMVVVDLDGGVVEGRLNPSSDTRTHLVLYRHFPQIQGVAHTHSPYAVAWAQAARPIPLLGTTHADQTHLDIPCTEFLSEQSIRADYEEETGLQIIRTFAHLSPQEVEMVLVAGHGPFTWGASPEQAVYHAVMLEELARMAWLTLQINPLAERLPADLIQKHYQRKHGPNAYYGQSGPLAK
- a CDS encoding M55 family metallopeptidase, producing AVFLTGYHAMYATANGVHDHIFAYSAFERVEINGRAVGEFGLNAGLAGYYHVPVALTTGDQALALEAQSLIPEIHTVVVKEGRSRTSALCRPFQQSLNDIRNQAEKAASQARQMSPLRFSEPLTLTVTYQRAESAELAALCPGSERLDSRTLRCTANTYAEMYRTFLALFRLGRT